The sequence below is a genomic window from Anopheles cruzii chromosome 3, idAnoCruzAS_RS32_06, whole genome shotgun sequence.
GTAGTAGGTTTCTTGCACCTCCTTCGGCATCTTGCTCTCCGCTTCATTGTGGCGGAGGTCGTGGTAGACGAAAGCTCTCAAATTCGGGAAACAGATCGAAATCACATCGTCGTGTTTGAGAATGTGTTGCCGATTTTTTCCAATACGTGCATTGTTAATAAATGTTCCGTTTCTCGAATGGTCCTACAATCGACGAATGGAGAATGGTTTTTGTATGAAACGAGCGTGTTTTGCTGGGTGCGGCGAATGTGCATTTCTACTAACAGTTATGTAGACGGGCGCAGTGATGTCGGAACCTTTTGTGATGGTAAAATGTACATTCGAAACGCGAGACAACTTGGACTCAGGCATATGTTCTTTCGTGAGAACCAAGTCACATTTCCCCTCGTCTCGACCCATCGCGAACTCGCCATCATGAAGATCTAtaggaaaaaggaagaaaagagagagatatCTTTAAATGAATGTTCAAATTCCCTTGCACATTTTTGTGAaccgaaccaaacaaaaaacgggaaggAGCAGGACAGAGCAACATAATAGCCAAACTAAAGAAGCAAATCGTGCATCGAAGCACAGTATCCGTTGGGATCGAAGATCGAAGACGTGCGGATTTACCAATCCGCACGACACGATTTCCTTGTCCTTTCCTGTATCGTCGACCCAATTGTTGGAAGTTCTTGTACCGTAGCTATTGGACGATTCACGAGTAACGCAGGAAATTGGATTTTTAGTACCGAGGCTTTTAATTTGGATGTTTTTGGCGCAAAGCCGTCCATAGATCGGCAGCTCCGGCGGTTGACTCTCCAACAGCGTACACTGGGACTGCATCTGACTTTGGGTCGTAGGCTGTGTATCCGCTATCTCGTTGGCCATGGTAAAAGTTTTCGTCCTCGAACGGTTTTGCGACAATAATCTCAAAAAACGATTCCTTAGCAATAAACGGGGCTTAAAAATTCGACGCGCTTTTTGTTCGAACGCTGATACACTGACTACGCGGATGCCACTATGGATACTTTGATCTTGAAGTGTGCCCGACAAAACGACAAAGTACAGAACGGTTTGCCAACTAAAAAAGATGCTACAAATGCACGAGACCACGAACGAAAACGGACAAACACGTTGTTCCGGCACTAGGACAAAAATCACACGAAGGACAAAACCGGTAAAACGGCGGGTTTCTGTCGGAATTGCATGAATGTTGGTCCCGTCGCTCAGTTGTTGTATTTGTGACACCATATTTCAAAAGCAGCGGTTGACGTGAAAAAGAACTCAACTCGTATTGTAAACGTTCCCACGCTGTCATTAACCGAGAAAAAACCACCGTgtaacaatttaatttcaaacggTATAGCATGGAACACCTGTGTGGTTAACCctttttaaatgctttttAAATGCTTTTGCTAGATAAGGATCTTTGAATAAGATTTCTTAAGATTTTGTGCAAACGAATGACAGCGAATCGCGCTCCCCTTCAGACACGTACCATTAGTATCTGCCACAAACTGACAGTCTCGCTGACAGTGGCGAGAGGGTCTCGTCTCACGTAAAACTAGAACGTAAAGGAAAAATTTCTAGTTTTGGTACTTGTACAGATTATTTGGTTTTTAACCCCGAAATTGCTCGTTTCTAGTATACCTGCTTCTCTCCTTGCTTGCACGGACGCGGTGTGTTAGCCGCAGGGCACCCTTCTCGCGCCGTTGGTGGCCATCGCCGCTTTCTTCCGTCCCTGCCGTAGCACGATTTTTAGGGAGGGCGCACTTACGACGGGTGTGTTGCTCATCGAAACCCAAAGACCCAAAAAAGGAGTCCACCATCATGTCCAGTAAAAAGCCAACCGTAGTTGACAGCTGGGAGGAAATTGACGAAGATCGGGTAAGTTAGCGAATGACGGGGCTACCGAGCCTGCCCGCCAGCAGCGGCTTCATTGTTGACCTTGTTGATCAATTGACAAACTTGTTTCGCACGATGCTGGGAACGTACGATCGTCTTGCCATCGTTGCAGTTGCCAGGTTCGATAAGCATACTGAAAAACACGGGCAACAACAGTCCCCCACAGAAGGAGGGTCAAAGTGGGGGCTCGAATACCACCGCTCGCCAGAGTACGCTGCCGGAGATGCTGGAGGAAGAGCTGAAGCCCAAGATGGTTGCGCGACCCATGCAGATCCTGAGACGTCCACAGTCTGACGCAGGTGACGGAAAGGGTTCCGCCGAAAGCAAACCGAAGGCGCAAGTGAAATCGCTAGACCAACGGCAGAAAGAGTATGCCGAGGCGCGGTTGCGTATCCTTGGCTCGGCACACGATGACGGCGAGGAGACAGAGTAAGTGTCCGACTTGGCGCATTTCGCGTTTCCCGTGGCTCTTCTAATGGTTTTGTGATCACTATTCGTAGGACAAAGAAAACCAATCCTCCACCGAATGGTTATCGAACAAATGCAAGCAACAATAATACCACTAgtaacagtagcagcagctgcagcagtaATGTGACTAAAAGCGGCGGATGTAGCACTAGTGGCGCAGGGTTGGTACCGGGCGGTAGTGCTAATAACAACGGTGCGAACTACCGTTTCCATGCACCACCGtatcggcagcagcaaccggctTCGCTCGGGGCCTTCCAGGCAAGTGGAGTACAACCAGCGGCAGGTGGTGCCATGTTTTTTgcgtcatcgccgccgttgccactGCCCCACGCACCCAATCATCCTGCAATGCACGGTGCCCATCCGGCACTACACCTTCCGCACCATTCGTTTCCACACGCTCCTCCGCATCCctaccaacaacaacaacagcagcagcaccagcagcagcaacatttcgCTCAACATCTAAATTCCCCCCAACCACCCCATATGTTCGTGGGTGGTAGTGGCCGCGGGGGCAGCAGTGCTAGTTACTACTCTAAGGGCGTAGCATATGGTGAAGTTAACGGAGCACCGATGATGCCACTGTTGGGCCATGCCCCTCCAGGGCATCTCGGTGCCGGGCCGTATGTCGGAGGAGCTGGCTATGGTGTTGGGAGTCCGAATGGCCCCGTTGGGGGAGTGAAAGCTGGCTCTAGTGGGCCACCGAATGGGAGCAACCAACATTTGTTGCGccttccggccggccctgATGGTTCGCAAGGTTTCAACATGCGTCGGTAGCTATCCGGTGGCCAGCGTGACGGATAGCATCAACGAATTGTGCATAGACAAGAGCGAGGgtaatagtttttttttactgttccTGTATACCGGCGTCGgcaattgaaacaaaacactggATAAACTGTGGCTCTGCCCGCTTCAGTAGATTAATTAATTATAGCACCCATACGTTGACATACtcttttgcgttttgcgtggTACGGCAGCCGAGAAGGTTGCGGTATCGACATGCTAGCATTGTACAGATTGGGCCGAAAGGGGCGCGTTCATAAATTGTCTTTCTCTACAATCTCTACGAAATTTCGGACGTGTCCCGGAAATCAGCCGTCTCCTGATTACCTTCAAATTAGCTTCATTACCGTTTAGAAACGACCCTTTTTGCGGCTGAAGGTGATCTACTGTGGTtgtcctggcctggccacgTGTTCGTTGGAGCAGTTAAAGctacaataaaatgaaaagcTGACCAACCCGATCCGAACCAGACTACTGCGCAGTGTTATCGAGAAttatgaagaaaaaagaacactAAACAATCATCGATATATTATACACATCtattttaaatgtttctgtttttatatatatatgaGTTATGTATGAATCGCGTTTataaataatgatgatggtgcaaCTAAAACCTTTCCCTGCTTTGGCCATTCATTTCGGTTTCTTGTCCGCATCCGAAGGCGACGACGGAAGGTTGTTGCTATGGGAACGGGCGATGGAAACGTGGCGCTGCACGTTGCAATCAGCGTAACGTGTGAAACCGAGTGCAACATATCGTTGaacgaaaaaatagaaaccaaaaccaacTGCTGATTGTATTACGGTGCCGGGCGATGATTCAAACTCATTTTACCCGTTACGCACcggatacaaaaaaaaaagaaaacccgtaAATTAGTAGGAGTCAATAGTACAACCGCGGCCATCTAATAGTGCTAGAACGATGCTCGAAGTTGCCTTTTTGGGTGTagcaaatatttctttttaatgagcaattttagaaaacagcaaaactacACTTGTACTGGAAAATATCCTGGTACTATTGTAAAACAGCTTCGAGATGGCCAAGATTTTTAATAGTTTTTCATTATCGATCGGCAAGTAATCATGCACTTCGTACTGGCGCTTTCGTTTGACAGCAACCAGCCATGTACTAGGTGCAACACTGAGAGACGTGATCGACCATGCGGTTCCAAGGATTTGGAGACCGTATAAAAGGATAAGTAAAGCCACTATGCATACGCGAGAGAGGATCAGTTGTAACTCTTTAGCGGCTCCAGCaataaagagagagaaagagagggcaAGTTGTGCTGAGAGCGAGATCGAGGATCTCCAGTGAAGAGAGAAACCGAATACGTCGTTACGAGTGCGAATACGCGTGTAGGAACTCGTTTATTGGCCTACAAGTGATCGTGCATAGGAAGAGCCGTTCGCAAAGTGCTGCGGTCTGTCGATCGGTCAACAACGGACGTGAAACGCGAGACACGCAGTGTGAAATTTACGGCGAATCGTATCGAGCTGTTCTAATCTGAAGCCAAACGCGGGGAAAATAGGATCCTTCCCCATTCACCAGTGCCCTGTGTTCAATCAGATTCAGGTGGACTTCTGCTgaacttgtgtgtgtgcggcagaGATAGTGCGTGtcgttttggccaaaaaatgaCCAACGACGGAGTATCGTCGTTGCGAAAGGTGCTGGTGATCGGATCGGGTGGCCGTGAGCATGCGATATGTTGGAAGCTGTCGCGTAGTGAGCGAGTTAGCACGGTGTACGTTTTGCCCGGAAGCCCTGGAATTGCCGCGATCCCCAAAGTGCAGCGGCTGACCGAAGTGAATGCGAAAGATTTCACGGTTAGTTTCCTGTCCATTAGCTAGCTTCATTCCTCAGTGCATCAatcgaaacataatttatgttttaccTTACAGGCCATCGTCCGTTGGTGTAAGGAGAACGAGATCGATCTGGTCGCAGTCGGACCCGAAGACCCGTTGGCCGATGGCCTGGGCGATGAGCTACGAAAGGCGAATGTTCGATGCTTTGGACCTGGAAAGCGCGGAGCGCGGATCGAAGCGGACAAGAACTGGTCCAAAGATTTTATGCATCGGCACGGCATTCCGACCGCCCGGTATGCTTCGTTCACGGAGGCGGCTCCAGCCAAAGCGTTCATCCGCTCAGCACCGTACGCGGCACTCGTCGTCAAGGCGAGTGGTCTGGCCGCCGGCAAGGGTGTGATCGTGGCAGACACGGTCGACGAGGCGTGTGCGGCCGTTGACGAAATTTTGGGCGATCGCCGCTTCGGAGCGGCCGGCGAAGTAGTGGTCGTGGAGGAACGATTGACTGGCGAAGAGGTATCGGTTCTGGCGTTCGTGGATTCGCGAACCGTGCGCGTTATGCTGCCGGCACAAGATCACAAGCGACTGCGCGATCAGGACCTTGGACCCAACACAGGCGGCATGGGAGCGTACTGCCCGTGTCCCCTCATAAAATCGGATGAACTGGAACTGGTCGTGCGGGAGGTGCTACAGAGAGCCGTCGACGGATTGCGCAAGGAAGGAATCGCGTACCACGGTAAGGCTGGAAGCTCTTTTTACTGTATTATGTCTCTTCCTTCAGCACGCAGTACTTTGATCAGGCTCTGTAACAGTTTTGCTCTTGCTCTAAAcctgtttttttatgttggccaAGGCCGGCCCGTGAAAACATCCATTCTGAAGGCGCATCTCTCGATGCGTTTGCTCGCCCGACCGTTGTTGTTAGTTGCATGCCTATCTGGCTGTTGCCAGTGAGTGGAAACCGAATCGGGGTGATAAGCGGCTTTGGGGGGCTCCCGAGAGGTCAGTTGATCAGTTGTGAGAatgaaaaccaacaaactcATACAACTGCGCCCCATGATCGGTGCGCCGAACGTCACCGAGACCGTAGCCTATACGCGGAGATCGGTTGATCGATGACGTAGACCCTTGCGAGtcctttatttttgttttgcgtagCTGATAAGCAGAGATGTGATCAATCGCTCGATCGCTGTTGGTAGTAACAGGAGAATATCATGTTTGTCGCTGCCCGATtctcgttccgtttgtttgtttgtttgcttgttgtcGTCCCTTGGAGATTGCGTGCTCAGTATGCTCACGGTTCCATCCGTCTTGAATGCCACTCTTATTCTGCTAACGCCGTTTACATTCTTGTTCTCCCGAAGGCGTCCTGTACGCTGGCATGATGCTAACACCGGATGGTCCGAAAACGTTGGAGTTTAACTGTCGCTTCGGTGATCCGGAAACGCAGGTCATTCTGCCGCTCCTCAAATCCGACCTGTACGACGTGATGGAGGCCACATGCGAGGGACGGTTGCACGAAGTGCAGCTTCAATTCCGGCCAGCCACCAGTGCGGTTGGGGTAGTGATGGCAAGCAAGGGCTATCCGGAAACCTCCACCAAAGGTTGCGTCATCAAAGGTTTGTAACTGAAATTTTCCTGACTGATGGCGAAGTTTTTCGCTATTAACATGATTAactgtttcttctttttccgtCATGCAGGTCTTGATGCGGTAGCGTCTCGCCCGGAACATCTGGTGTTTCACAGCGGAGTGACGTTGAATGGTCGGGAGGAGTTTGTCACTAACGGGGGACGCGTACTCATTAGCGTCGTGCTCGATAGTGACCTTAAGAAGGCTGCTGCACTGGCCACGGCCGCTTGCAGCACGATTCAGTTCGAAGGCTCGCAACACCGACGGGACATTGCACAGAAGGCGTTCAAACAGTAAATGTTCCTTTTGTTCCATTATCGAACGTTATCgcatttgatttgtttgcgGCCAGCAGTGgttttcaaaattcaaataaaccaTTCGTTCTCTAGCGCCGGAAATCGGTTTGCCAGTACCTCGgacatttgttttgcattttataaGGATTTTACGAAATCCGGACTCATTGCATGTTGTTCAGTGTAGAGAACGATTCCATTTAACGTTAATGTGGTCCCCAGGAAAGATTGGAGAATATTTAGGCTCTTCTAACATGATTGGCACGTTATTGAATCATCAAAAATGGGGCAATGAAAACGTAAACGCTTTCTAATCCTCATTCTATTTTCGTTACAGCCTAAATCTTTCATACAAAGCCAGTGGCGTTGATATTGATGCTGGCGATGCCCTCGTGCAGCGCATTAAACCGTTGGCCCGTGGAACCAACCGTCCCGGCGTGATCGGTGGGCTTGGCGGTTTTGGTGGCCTCTTTCGACTGAACGACGTAAGATGCCagctttttttcttttcaaacgatTGATTCGAAGCGATTAGGTACTCAATTTCTCCGCACGTTCTGCTAGGTAACGTACACCGACCGCGCCGGTAAGGAAGTACGATACAGCGATCCGGTCCTTGTCCAGGGAACGGATGGTGTCGGTACCAAACTGAAGCTGGCCGAAGCACTAAACTGCTGGGACACGATCGGCGTCGATCTAGTGGCCATGTGTGCGAACGATGTGCTGTGCGCCGGAGCGGAACCGTTGGCCTTCCTCGATTACATCGCTTGCGGTCGCCTCGAGGTCCCTACGGCTGCAATGATCGTGAAGGGGATAGCCGAAGGATGTCGTGAAACACGGTGCGCTCTGCTTGGAGGGGAAACCGCCGAAATGCCTTCGATGTACGCCCCCGGAAAGTACGATTTGGCCGGGTACTGTGTCGGAGTGGCCGAGCACGATCAGCTCCTCCCGCGGACTGATCGCATCCGCGTAGGAGATCTCGTCGTGGGACTTCCGTCGAGTGGGGTGCACAGCAATGGGTTCAGTTTGGTGAACCACATCTTCGAACGCACCGGCACGAAACTGACCGATGTGGCCCCGTTCGCAGAGGATGGCTGCAGCAGGTTCGGTGACGAGCTACTCACTCCGACACGCCTCTACGTCGCACCGTTGCTTCCGCTTCTACGCCAGAGTGAAGAAACAATCAGGGCGCTAGCACACATTACCGGAGGTGGTTTGATTGAGAACGTGCCGCGCGTTCTGCCGCCCGGCCTGGCGGTGGAGGTGAACTTCGATTCGGTGAAAATTCCTCCCATCTTTGGGTGGCTTGCGGCGAAAGGCAATGTTAGTGAGCGGGAAATGCTCCGTACGTTCAATTGCGGTATCGGAATGGTGGTGATCCTGGCGGGAGATGATCTGTCGTGGCGATCACATCTGCAGCATCACGGAGCGGTAATGCTGGGCAAGGTTGTTCACCGATCGTCACCAACCAGCGAGCAAGTGATCGTGAGCCATTTCACGGAAGCGATCGACCGAGTTGCTGCTCCGTATCGTTCGCAAATGGTGACAAGCGGCCGACGGACCCCTTCTGGTGCGCCGATTGAAACTTCGTACAAAGACAGTGGTGTCGATATTGGGGCCGGTGATGAGCTTGTTCGGCGCATCAAACCGTTCGCGAAATCGACCAACCGGCTTGGTGTCATGGGAGGACTTGGTGGCTTTGGAGGACTCTTTCGGTTACGTGATGCCGTCGGAGATCAGATGACCGACCCGATACTGGTGCTCGGGACGGACGGTGTAGGGACGAAGCTGAAGATCGCCCAGGAAGCGCACACTCACCACACGATCGGAATCGATCTGGTGGCTATGTGTGTGAACGATATCATCTGCAACGGTGCCGACCCGTGCTCATTCCTCGATTACTATGCCTGCGGGCGGCTCGATGTGCCGGTGGCTGAAAAGGTGGTACAGGGGATTGCCGAAGGATGCCGTCAGGCCGGCAGTGCCCTGCTTGGTGGAGAAACGGCCGAGATGCCTGGAATGTACGCTCCGGGAGTTTACGATTTGGCCGGCTTTTCCCTCGGAGTGGTCGATGGCAGCAAGTTGCTACCACGGATCGATAGCGTGCGGCCCGGAGACGTGCTGATCGGGTTGCCGTCGAGCGGAGTACATAGTAATGGGTTCAGTTTAGTGCACAAAATTCTGGACTACGCTGGGGTAACGTATCGTGACGTTGCGCCGTTCAGTGCGACGGGAAGAACGTTCGCCGAAGAGCTGCTCGTGCCGACCAAGATCTACGTGCGAGAGCTGCAACCCTTGCTGGCCCGGGGGCATGTGAAAGCGCTGGCACACATCACGGGCGGTGGTTTCACGGAAAACATACCACGCGTGCTGCCCGCGGAACTGGCCGCGTTTCTAAACCTCGCGGATCTGCACATTTCACCCCTCTTCGGCTGGCTATCGCGTGCCGGGAACGTTCGGGCCGACGAAATGCTACGAACGTTCAACTGTGGCATTGGAATGGTGTTGGTGGTAGCACCGGAACACGAGCAAACCGTTCTCGGAGAGTTgcgcccggtcggtgggcaACCGTTGGGAACGGTGGTGAAGCGCGATTTGGCTACTGGAGCGCGTGTTATCGTGCGTGACTTCGAACAGGGTCTTCTGACGGCCCAACGGTCCTGTACGCTGCCAAAGAAGCGTATCGCTGTACTCATCTCTGGTACCGGAAGCAACCTGCAGGCCCTGATCGACGCCACGCGTACAACTGCGGCGGGCATTCGAGGCGAGATCGTGTTGGTGGTTTCGAACAAACCAGGCGTCCTGGGACTCGAACGGGCAGCGAAGGCCAACATTCCCTCGACAGTGATCCATCACAAGGACTTCGCTAGCCGAGAGCAGTTCGATGAAGCAGTTTCGGGTGCGTTGCAAGAGGCTCGTGTCGATCTTGTGTGTCTCGCCGGATTTATGCGCATCCTTTCGAGCGACTTTGTCCGACGGTGGGCTGGCCGGCTCATCAACATTCATCCGGCACTACTTCCGAAGCATAAAGGAACCCATGCACAACGACAGGCCTTGGCAGCGGGCGATCTAGAGTCGGGCTGCACGGTACACTTCGTGGACGAAGGAGTGGACACCGGCGCTATCATCCTACAGGAACGCGTGCCAGTTTTGCCAGGCGACACGGAAGAAACACTCACGGAGCGAATTCACCGGGCGGAGCACATTGCGTACCCGCGAGCATTGCGTTTGGTCGCGAACGGCCTTATCAAATAGTCGATCGATCATACAACACGAATGTCACAGTCAGTAAGGGCGCTGTTATTTTATCTTAGCTTTTGTTACTCACTGAATCATCACTCGTTACATCTACTCACAATGAATGACCAAACAATGAACCAATAAATCCTAGAAGACTAGACTTATTGTCGGGTGTTTCGCTTTGGGTGCTACGTGCAGGTGGTCTTTCAATTTCCTCTCGCCGGGGACGGTTAGGAAGGGTAGAACTGGACGCTTCGGGACCTTTCTCGAGAAGTTCTCTAGCGAGTCGATCCAGATCGAGGCGTACCATCTGTTTGTTCAGTATCGGTACGATCAAGTTGAACTTATCGATCATTTTGTTGATTCTCTCCGCATCGTACCGGTGCTCATCGAGCACCTTTTCCCACCGTTGCACCTCCTGTACGGTTAGCGGAAGTGGCCCAAGCGTAGCGCGTGCACTCTGGAGCGCCCCACGTAACGCTGCCACCGCCTCTCGTAGGTCTTTGTGCAGGGTAATCCATTCGGGGGTAAACCCATTGTCGAGCAAAATTTTGTTAATCTTATGGGTGGTGAAGTCGACGTACGGATTTTGAGACTGGTGGTCGGGAAGTGGCTTACCGAAGCCGGATAGGTTACTAAAGTCGCCACGCGACATCGCTTCCTGGATCAGATCCTCCACTACGCGATCGAAGCCGtatttggtttttatttcgtgCTTCTTGAAGTAGTCCCCTTTACGCATGAGTGCCGTTTCCGATGCCTGCGCTTTCGAGAGTCGATGCTCGAGGACCCGTTCCTGGGCTTTCTGTGCCCGGACGGCTTGGTATTGTTTTTGGCGCTGGGCAGGCGTTCCGAAGCCGACGCCATCGAAGCTAAGATACTGTCGATGCTGCGGGGCCGTGTGTCGGATGTCGTACACCTTCACCTGTTCGTGCAGATCCTCAACAATACCGCGCCGTGCTTTGGCAAATTTTTCCTGAAGAATACGAAACGCTCCGTCGACTTCGGCAAACCGATCAGAGCTCGCGTCCGGATGTCCGCTGTCTGGGTGCAGTTTTTTAACGAGGGATAAATAAGCCTGCCGGACCGTGTTCTGGTCGGAGTGTTCGGTAACACCGAGTAACTGGTAGCATTTCTTCAACCGaggaaaaggataaaaataAGTCAAACTGTCTTAATAAGTTAAGGACGACTACTTACGTTATATAATTCACCTCGTCGTGTGTGAGTAAAACGAAGACAGATTAACGAGGACAGTTGCTTGAAAACATTGGCACGGTTTACAAACATTTCGCAGGATCTTACAAGTGAAAAATACATTCGGAATTGATAAAAGTGGCAcgaaaggaagagaaaaaaaactttgggcgaaatcaaaacaaacaaaccggtaCAGTGACCTTGAATACGAtgcacagcaacagcacacgAATAAACGATGCGGACGATGAAAAGctgaaaaaaataaatgaaataacgGCTAAAAGAACTCTTCATCATCTATTT
It includes:
- the LOC128275174 gene encoding trifunctional purine biosynthetic protein adenosine-3, translating into MTNDGVSSLRKVLVIGSGGREHAICWKLSRSERVSTVYVLPGSPGIAAIPKVQRLTEVNAKDFTAIVRWCKENEIDLVAVGPEDPLADGLGDELRKANVRCFGPGKRGARIEADKNWSKDFMHRHGIPTARYASFTEAAPAKAFIRSAPYAALVVKASGLAAGKGVIVADTVDEACAAVDEILGDRRFGAAGEVVVVEERLTGEEVSVLAFVDSRTVRVMLPAQDHKRLRDQDLGPNTGGMGAYCPCPLIKSDELELVVREVLQRAVDGLRKEGIAYHGVLYAGMMLTPDGPKTLEFNCRFGDPETQVILPLLKSDLYDVMEATCEGRLHEVQLQFRPATSAVGVVMASKGYPETSTKGCVIKGLDAVASRPEHLVFHSGVTLNGREEFVTNGGRVLISVVLDSDLKKAAALATAACSTIQFEGSQHRRDIAQKAFKHLNLSYKASGVDIDAGDALVQRIKPLARGTNRPGVIGGLGGFGGLFRLNDVTYTDRAGKEVRYSDPVLVQGTDGVGTKLKLAEALNCWDTIGVDLVAMCANDVLCAGAEPLAFLDYIACGRLEVPTAAMIVKGIAEGCRETRCALLGGETAEMPSMYAPGKYDLAGYCVGVAEHDQLLPRTDRIRVGDLVVGLPSSGVHSNGFSLVNHIFERTGTKLTDVAPFAEDGCSRFGDELLTPTRLYVAPLLPLLRQSEETIRALAHITGGGLIENVPRVLPPGLAVEVNFDSVKIPPIFGWLAAKGNVSEREMLRTFNCGIGMVVILAGDDLSWRSHLQHHGAVMLGKVVHRSSPTSEQVIVSHFTEAIDRVAAPYRSQMVTSGRRTPSGAPIETSYKDSGVDIGAGDELVRRIKPFAKSTNRLGVMGGLGGFGGLFRLRDAVGDQMTDPILVLGTDGVGTKLKIAQEAHTHHTIGIDLVAMCVNDIICNGADPCSFLDYYACGRLDVPVAEKVVQGIAEGCRQAGSALLGGETAEMPGMYAPGVYDLAGFSLGVVDGSKLLPRIDSVRPGDVLIGLPSSGVHSNGFSLVHKILDYAGVTYRDVAPFSATGRTFAEELLVPTKIYVRELQPLLARGHVKALAHITGGGFTENIPRVLPAELAAFLNLADLHISPLFGWLSRAGNVRADEMLRTFNCGIGMVLVVAPEHEQTVLGELRPVGGQPLGTVVKRDLATGARVIVRDFEQGLLTAQRSCTLPKKRIAVLISGTGSNLQALIDATRTTAAGIRGEIVLVVSNKPGVLGLERAAKANIPSTVIHHKDFASREQFDEAVSGALQEARVDLVCLAGFMRILSSDFVRRWAGRLINIHPALLPKHKGTHAQRQALAAGDLESGCTVHFVDEGVDTGAIILQERVPVLPGDTEETLTERIHRAEHIAYPRALRLVANGLIK
- the LOC128270810 gene encoding dnaJ homolog subfamily C member 28 encodes the protein MFVNRANVFKQLSSLICLRFTHTRRGELYNKCYQLLGVTEHSDQNTVRQAYLSLVKKLHPDSGHPDASSDRFAEVDGAFRILQEKFAKARRGIVEDLHEQVKVYDIRHTAPQHRQYLSFDGVGFGTPAQRQKQYQAVRAQKAQERVLEHRLSKAQASETALMRKGDYFKKHEIKTKYGFDRVVEDLIQEAMSRGDFSNLSGFGKPLPDHQSQNPYVDFTTHKINKILLDNGFTPEWITLHKDLREAVAALRGALQSARATLGPLPLTVQEVQRWEKVLDEHRYDAERINKMIDKFNLIVPILNKQMVRLDLDRLARELLEKGPEASSSTLPNRPRREEIERPPARSTQSETPDNKSSLLGFIGSLFGHSL
- the LOC128273212 gene encoding atrophin-1 — encoded protein: MSSKKPTVVDSWEEIDEDRLPGSISILKNTGNNSPPQKEGQSGGSNTTARQSTLPEMLEEELKPKMVARPMQILRRPQSDAGDGKGSAESKPKAQVKSLDQRQKEYAEARLRILGSAHDDGEETETKKTNPPPNGYRTNASNNNTTSNSSSSCSSNVTKSGGCSTSGAGLVPGGSANNNGANYRFHAPPYRQQQPASLGAFQASGVQPAAGGAMFFASSPPLPLPHAPNHPAMHGAHPALHLPHHSFPHAPPHPYQQQQQQQHQQQQHFAQHLNSPQPPHMFVGGSGRGGSSASYYSKGVAYGEVNGAPMMPLLGHAPPGHLGAGPYVGGAGYGVGSPNGPVGGVKAGSSGPPNGSNQHLLRLPAGPDGSQGFNMRR